In Leisingera methylohalidivorans DSM 14336, a single genomic region encodes these proteins:
- the rplE gene encoding 50S ribosomal protein L5 has protein sequence MLDAATYTPRLKTLYKDTIRGALKEEFGYKNEMMLPKLEKIVLNIGCGRAAVKDSKKAKSAQADLTLIAGQKALTTVAKNSIAGFRVREGMPMGAKVTLRGDRMYEFLDRLITIAMPRIRDFRGVSGTSFDGRGNYAMGLKEHIVFPEIDFDKIDEPWGMDIVIATTAKTDAEAKALLKAFNMPFNS, from the coding sequence ATGCTTGACGCTGCAACCTACACCCCGCGCCTGAAAACTCTTTACAAGGACACCATCCGCGGCGCCCTGAAAGAAGAGTTCGGCTACAAGAACGAGATGATGCTCCCCAAGCTGGAGAAAATCGTTCTGAACATCGGCTGCGGCCGCGCTGCTGTCAAAGACAGCAAGAAAGCCAAATCCGCCCAGGCGGATCTGACTCTCATCGCGGGCCAGAAAGCTCTGACCACCGTGGCAAAGAACTCCATCGCCGGCTTCCGCGTTCGCGAAGGCATGCCGATGGGCGCCAAGGTGACCCTGCGCGGTGACCGGATGTACGAATTCCTCGACCGTCTGATCACCATTGCGATGCCCCGTATCCGCGACTTCCGCGGCGTTTCGGGCACCTCTTTCGACGGCCGCGGCAACTATGCCATGGGCCTGAAAGAGCACATCGTGTTCCCGGAAATCGATTTTGATAAAATCGATGAGCCCTGGGGCATGGACATCGTGATCGCCACCACCGCGAAAACCGACGCGGAAGCAAAGGCGCTGTTGAAAGCTTTCAACATGCCCTTCAACAGCTAA
- the rpsN gene encoding 30S ribosomal protein S14: MAKKSMIEREKKRERLVAKYAAKRAELKEIATDESRPMEERFKARLKLAKLPRNSSATRLHNRCQLTGRPHAYYRKLKVSRIALRELGSAGQIPGMVKSSW, translated from the coding sequence ATGGCTAAGAAAAGCATGATCGAACGCGAGAAGAAGCGCGAACGCCTGGTGGCAAAATATGCCGCAAAGCGTGCCGAGCTGAAAGAGATCGCGACTGACGAAAGCCGCCCGATGGAAGAGCGTTTCAAAGCGCGTCTGAAACTGGCGAAACTGCCGCGCAACTCGTCGGCAACCCGTCTTCACAACCGCTGCCAGCTCACCGGCCGTCCGCACGCTTACTACCGTAAGCTGAAGGTCAGCCGTATTGCGCTGCGCGAGCTGGGGTCTGCTGGTCAGATCCCCGGCATGGTGAAATCGAGCTGGTAA
- the rpsH gene encoding 30S ribosomal protein S8, with translation MNDPIGDMLTRIRNSQMRGKSTVLTPASKLRAWVLDVLADEGYIRGYEKMTGANGHPAIEISLKYFDGEPVIRELKRVSKPGRRVYMGVNDIPSVRQGLGVSIVSTPQGVMSDASARAANVGGEVLCTVF, from the coding sequence ATGAACGATCCTATCGGCGATATGCTCACCCGTATCCGTAACTCTCAGATGCGCGGCAAATCCACTGTCCTGACCCCGGCTTCCAAGCTGCGGGCCTGGGTGCTGGACGTGCTGGCGGACGAGGGCTACATCCGCGGTTATGAGAAGATGACTGGTGCCAATGGCCACCCGGCCATCGAAATCAGCCTGAAATACTTCGACGGCGAACCTGTCATTCGCGAGCTTAAGCGGGTCTCCAAGCCCGGCCGCCGCGTTTACATGGGCGTCAATGACATCCCGTCGGTCCGTCAGGGCCTGGGCGTGTCGATTGTCTCCACCCCCCAGGGTGTGATGTCGGACGCAAGCGCACGCGCAGCCAACGTTGGCGGCGAAGTGCTCTGCACCGTCTTCTAA
- the rplF gene encoding 50S ribosomal protein L6: MSRIGKKPVELPSGVTAAVSGQTIEVKGPKGARTFTATDDVTLSVNDNVVTIEPRGKSKRARQQWGMSRTQVANLVTGVTQGFKKELEIQGVGYRAQMQGNTLKLNLGYSHDVDFTAPDGVTITAPKQTEIVVEGIDQQQVGEVAAKIREWRRPEPYKGKGIRYKGEFIFRKEGKKK, translated from the coding sequence ATGTCCCGTATTGGTAAAAAACCGGTCGAACTGCCCAGCGGCGTAACCGCTGCCGTGTCCGGCCAGACCATCGAAGTGAAAGGCCCGAAAGGCGCCCGCACCTTCACTGCCACCGACGATGTCACCCTGTCGGTCAACGACAACGTTGTCACCATCGAGCCGCGCGGCAAGTCCAAGCGTGCCCGTCAGCAGTGGGGGATGTCCCGCACTCAGGTGGCCAACCTCGTCACCGGCGTGACCCAGGGCTTCAAGAAAGAACTGGAAATCCAGGGTGTGGGTTACCGGGCTCAGATGCAGGGCAACACCCTGAAGCTGAACCTGGGCTACAGCCACGATGTCGACTTCACTGCACCTGATGGCGTCACCATCACCGCACCGAAGCAGACCGAAATCGTTGTGGAAGGTATCGACCAGCAGCAGGTGGGCGAAGTCGCGGCAAAAATCCGCGAATGGCGCCGTCCCGAGCCGTACAAAGGCAAGGGCATCCGCTATAAGGGCGAGTTCATCTTCCGCAAGGAAGGCAAGAAGAAGTAA
- the rplR gene encoding 50S ribosomal protein L18 has translation MANSKRTLFLKRRLRVRNKLRKVNAGRPRLSVHRSNKNISVQLIDDLRGVTVASASTLEKDLGVVGKNNVEAATKVGAAIAERAKAAGVSEAYFDRGGFLFHGKVKALADAAREGGLKI, from the coding sequence ATGGCAAACAGCAAACGTACCCTGTTTCTGAAGCGCCGGCTGCGCGTCCGGAACAAGCTTCGCAAAGTGAACGCAGGCCGTCCGCGTCTCTCCGTGCACCGTTCGAACAAGAACATCTCTGTTCAGTTGATCGACGATCTGCGTGGCGTGACCGTGGCCTCCGCTTCGACCCTGGAAAAAGATCTCGGCGTAGTTGGCAAGAACAACGTCGAAGCAGCGACCAAAGTTGGTGCAGCGATCGCCGAACGCGCAAAAGCGGCCGGTGTGAGCGAAGCCTACTTCGACCGCGGCGGCTTCCTGTTTCACGGCAAAGTGAAGGCTCTGGCCGACGCTGCGCGTGAAGGCGGCCTGAAGATCTAA
- the rpsE gene encoding 30S ribosomal protein S5, whose amino-acid sequence MAERDNRRGNRRDRDETPEFADRLVAINRVSKTVKGGKRFGFAALVVVGDQKGRVGFGKGKAKEVPEAIRKATEQAKRQMVRVPLKEGRTLHHDMAGRHGAGKVVMRTAPEGTGIIAGGPMRAVFEMLGIKDVVSKSIGSQNPYNMIRATLNGLQKEQSPRAVAQRRGKKVADILPKRDEAPAAAEAEA is encoded by the coding sequence ATGGCAGAACGTGATAACCGCCGCGGCAACCGCCGCGACCGTGACGAGACACCGGAATTCGCAGATCGCCTGGTCGCGATCAACCGCGTGTCCAAAACCGTAAAAGGCGGTAAGCGCTTTGGCTTTGCCGCCCTGGTTGTCGTTGGCGACCAGAAGGGCCGCGTCGGCTTTGGCAAGGGCAAGGCGAAAGAAGTGCCCGAGGCGATCCGCAAGGCGACCGAGCAGGCCAAGCGCCAGATGGTCCGCGTGCCGCTGAAAGAGGGCCGCACCCTGCACCACGACATGGCCGGCCGTCACGGCGCAGGCAAAGTTGTGATGCGTACCGCACCGGAAGGTACCGGTATCATCGCAGGTGGTCCGATGCGTGCCGTCTTCGAAATGCTCGGCATCAAGGACGTTGTGTCCAAGTCGATCGGCTCGCAGAACCCCTACAACATGATCCGCGCCACCCTGAACGGCCTGCAGAAAGAGCAGAGCCCGCGTGCGGTGGCTCAGCGCCGCGGCAAAAAGGTCGCTGACATCCTGCCCAAGCGGGACGAAGCACCGGCAGCCGCCGAAGCTGAAGCGTAA
- the rpmD gene encoding 50S ribosomal protein L30 produces MAKTIVVKQIGSPIRRPAKQRATLVGLGLNKMHKTRELEDTPSVRGMVDSIPHLVQIIEERG; encoded by the coding sequence ATGGCAAAAACCATCGTCGTCAAGCAGATCGGCTCGCCGATCCGCCGCCCCGCCAAACAGCGCGCAACCCTGGTTGGCCTGGGCCTGAACAAGATGCACAAGACCCGTGAGCTGGAGGATACCCCTTCGGTGCGCGGCATGGTCGACTCGATCCCGCATCTGGTTCAGATCATCGAAGAGCGCGGCTAA
- a CDS encoding DUF1127 domain-containing protein has protein sequence MAHVISTAHSTQSLTARIRAAVASLADSWGKAREFQRTYNELDALSDHELSDIGVRRDDIADLSRRHVYG, from the coding sequence ATGGCACATGTTATCAGCACCGCACACAGCACCCAAAGCCTCACCGCACGCATCCGTGCAGCCGTGGCAAGCCTGGCCGATTCCTGGGGCAAAGCCCGCGAATTCCAGCGCACCTACAACGAGCTTGACGCGTTGAGCGATCATGAGCTTTCCGACATCGGCGTGCGCCGGGACGATATCGCCGACCTGTCGCGCCGACACGTCTACGGCTAA
- a CDS encoding DUF1127 domain-containing protein, producing MAYSTLSAPSAGISARFAGFAAGLIRIWKLRRDYKATVTSLQAMSARDLADIGLSRCAIPGVAREHVYGK from the coding sequence ATGGCATATTCAACTCTCTCCGCGCCCTCCGCCGGGATCTCCGCCCGTTTTGCTGGCTTTGCCGCCGGGCTGATCCGGATCTGGAAACTGCGCCGTGACTACAAAGCGACTGTGACCTCCCTGCAAGCGATGTCCGCCCGCGACCTGGCCGATATCGGCCTTAGCCGCTGCGCCATCCCCGGCGTTGCCCGCGAGCACGTCTACGGCAAGTAA
- the rplO gene encoding 50S ribosomal protein L15 produces the protein MKLHELSDNPGATKKRMRVARGPGSGKGKMGGRGIKGQKSRSGVSINGYEGGQMPLYQRLPKRGFNKPNRKAYAVVNLGLIQKFIDAGKLDAASITEDSLIASGLVRRKLDGVRILAKGEITAKATITVTGASAAAVDAVAKAGGALTVATAAAAE, from the coding sequence ATGAAACTTCACGAACTCAGCGACAATCCTGGCGCAACCAAAAAACGCATGCGCGTTGCCCGCGGCCCCGGCTCCGGCAAAGGCAAAATGGGCGGCCGTGGTATCAAAGGCCAGAAATCCCGTTCGGGTGTCTCGATCAACGGTTACGAAGGCGGTCAGATGCCCTTGTACCAGCGTCTGCCCAAGCGCGGCTTCAACAAGCCGAACCGCAAGGCATACGCCGTTGTGAACCTGGGCCTGATCCAGAAATTCATCGACGCAGGCAAGCTGGACGCCGCCTCGATCACCGAAGATTCGCTGATCGCATCGGGCCTGGTGCGCCGCAAGCTGGACGGTGTCCGCATCCTCGCGAAGGGCGAAATCACCGCCAAAGCCACCATCACTGTGACCGGTGCATCGGCTGCTGCTGTTGACGCCGTTGCAAAAGCTGGCGGCGCTCTGACTGTGGCAACTGCAGCCGCCGCAGAGTAA